The following coding sequences are from one Pseudomonas mendocina window:
- the flhA gene encoding flagellar biosynthesis protein FlhA, with product MNLLQQLAPTFRSGRIGIPILILSVLAMVILPLPPLVLDILFTFNISLAVLILLVSISAKSPLDFSLFPTVILITTLLRLCLNVASTRVVLLEGHTGTGAAGKVIEAFGEVVIGGNFIVGMVVFVILMIVNFIVITKGGERISEVSARFTLDALPGKQMAIDADLNAGLIGPEEAKQRRQEVAKEADFYGAMDGASKFVRGDAVAGILILLVSMFGGFAIGVFAHDMSAGDAFRQYALLTIGDGLVAQIPALLLATAAAIIVTRVNESAEITQQVHRQMLGSPSLLYTVAGILVVLALVPGMPHLAFTSFAALAALIGWAVSRNAPPDEAASLEQVQALGKAMEQERVQNLAWEDIPLVERLSVSLGYKLVGLVNEAAGAPLTQRVRGVRQTLSESLGFLLPEVHIRDSLRLKASQYSIHINGEKIDGAELHADRMMAIPSPELYGEIDGILGVDPAYRMQVVWIQPEDKSRALNLGYQVIDCASVIATHLNKVIREHLPDVFKHDDVDHLMQRLQVQAPKLAESLKNQLSYTQQHRVYRQLLQEQVPLKDIVTIATTLLEAGESTKDPVLLASDVRYALRRSIVGMIAGERQELSVFILENALENTLLNALAIAQQAGPVSLDNIPVEPSLLNQLQNTMPVVKEKLRKDGHPPILTVMPQLRPLLARYARVFSPGLHVLSQNEIPDRVGVNILGTLG from the coding sequence ATGAACCTATTGCAGCAACTCGCGCCCACCTTCCGCAGCGGTCGTATCGGCATCCCGATCCTGATCCTCTCGGTGCTGGCGATGGTCATCCTGCCGCTGCCGCCGTTGGTGCTGGACATCCTCTTCACCTTCAACATCAGCCTGGCGGTGCTGATCCTGCTGGTCAGCATCTCGGCCAAGAGCCCGCTGGACTTCTCCCTGTTTCCCACGGTGATCCTCATCACCACCCTGCTGCGCCTGTGCCTGAACGTCGCCTCGACCCGCGTTGTACTGCTCGAAGGCCATACCGGCACCGGGGCCGCAGGCAAGGTGATCGAGGCCTTCGGTGAGGTAGTCATCGGCGGCAACTTCATCGTCGGCATGGTGGTGTTCGTGATCCTTATGATCGTCAACTTCATCGTCATCACCAAAGGCGGCGAGCGCATCTCCGAGGTCAGCGCACGCTTTACCCTGGACGCCCTGCCCGGCAAGCAGATGGCCATCGACGCCGACCTCAACGCCGGCCTGATCGGCCCCGAGGAAGCCAAGCAGCGCCGCCAGGAAGTGGCCAAGGAAGCCGACTTCTACGGAGCCATGGACGGCGCCTCGAAGTTCGTCCGCGGCGATGCCGTCGCCGGCATCCTGATCCTGCTGGTGAGCATGTTCGGCGGCTTCGCTATCGGTGTGTTCGCTCACGACATGAGTGCTGGCGATGCCTTCCGTCAGTACGCCCTGCTGACCATCGGCGACGGCCTGGTCGCGCAGATTCCCGCCCTGCTTCTGGCGACTGCCGCAGCGATCATCGTCACCCGGGTCAACGAGTCAGCCGAGATCACCCAGCAGGTGCACCGGCAGATGCTCGGCTCGCCTTCGTTGCTCTACACCGTTGCCGGCATCCTGGTGGTGCTCGCGCTGGTGCCAGGCATGCCGCACCTGGCCTTCACCAGCTTTGCAGCCCTCGCTGCGCTGATCGGCTGGGCCGTCTCACGCAACGCGCCACCGGACGAAGCCGCCAGCCTGGAACAGGTGCAGGCACTGGGCAAGGCAATGGAACAGGAGCGCGTGCAGAACCTGGCCTGGGAAGACATCCCACTGGTCGAGCGCCTCTCGGTATCGCTTGGCTACAAGCTGGTCGGCCTGGTCAACGAAGCCGCCGGCGCTCCTCTGACCCAACGCGTACGTGGTGTACGCCAGACCTTGTCGGAGAGCCTGGGCTTTCTCCTGCCAGAAGTGCACATCCGCGACAGCCTGCGCCTGAAGGCATCGCAGTACAGCATTCATATCAATGGCGAGAAGATCGATGGCGCTGAACTGCATGCTGATCGCATGATGGCCATCCCCTCGCCGGAACTGTATGGCGAGATCGACGGCATTCTCGGTGTCGACCCGGCGTATCGCATGCAGGTAGTGTGGATTCAGCCCGAAGACAAATCGCGCGCGCTCAACCTCGGCTACCAGGTCATCGACTGTGCCAGTGTCATCGCCACGCACCTGAACAAGGTCATTCGCGAACACCTGCCTGACGTATTCAAGCACGATGACGTCGACCACCTGATGCAACGCCTGCAGGTACAGGCACCGAAGTTGGCGGAAAGCCTGAAGAACCAGCTCAGCTACACCCAACAGCACCGAGTCTACCGACAACTGCTGCAAGAGCAGGTGCCGCTGAAGGATATCGTGACCATTGCCACCACCCTGCTTGAAGCTGGCGAGTCGACCAAGGATCCGGTGTTGCTGGCCTCCGACGTGCGCTATGCCCTGCGCCGCAGCATCGTTGGCATGATCGCTGGGGAGCGCCAGGAGCTCTCCGTGTTCATCCTCGAGAATGCGCTGGAGAACACGTTGCTCAATGCCCTGGCCATCGCTCAGCAGGCTGGCCCGGTAAGCCTGGACAACATTCCGGTCGAGCCCAGCTTGCTCAACCAGTTGCAGAACACCATGCCAGTGGTGAAGGAGAAGCTGCGCAAGGATGGCCACCCGCCAATCCTCACCGTCATGCCGCAGCTGCGTCCGCTGCTGGCACGCTATGCACGGGTATTCAGTCCCGGCCTGCACGTACTGTCGCAGAACGAGATTCCCGACCGGGTCGGAGTGAATATCCTCGGCACGTTGGGCTAA
- the fliR gene encoding flagellar biosynthetic protein FliR — MPEPLFDATRYLASLQVYWWPFCRILALFSMAPLFNHRAVSVRVRILLALALTIALGAALPDMPEIDPLSLKGLLTALEQVAFGVLLGLTLQLVFTIFMLVGEVISTQMGMSMARYNDPVNGVSSSSILYQLYFILLALMFFAIDGHLVTVSVLYQSFLFWPVGSGLHYVGAESFVHAFAWVLAAAVLVTLPVVFCLTLVQFCFGLLNRISPAMNLFSLGFPISILMGLLCVYLTLPDLPESYLRLTRDLLNGIGVILREGQNV, encoded by the coding sequence ATGCCCGAGCCGCTGTTTGACGCCACCCGCTACCTTGCCAGCCTGCAGGTCTACTGGTGGCCGTTCTGTCGCATCCTCGCACTGTTCAGCATGGCGCCACTGTTCAACCACCGCGCGGTGTCGGTGCGGGTGCGCATCCTGCTCGCCCTGGCGCTGACCATCGCCCTCGGCGCAGCCCTGCCGGACATGCCGGAGATCGATCCACTGTCGCTCAAGGGCCTGCTCACCGCACTCGAACAGGTGGCCTTCGGCGTACTGCTGGGGCTCACCCTGCAGCTGGTGTTCACCATATTCATGCTGGTCGGCGAGGTGATCTCGACGCAGATGGGCATGAGCATGGCGCGCTACAACGACCCGGTGAACGGCGTCTCCTCGTCGTCGATCCTCTATCAGCTGTACTTCATCCTGCTGGCGTTGATGTTCTTCGCCATCGACGGCCATCTGGTCACCGTCAGCGTGCTGTATCAGAGCTTCCTGTTCTGGCCAGTCGGCAGTGGCCTGCATTACGTCGGCGCGGAAAGCTTCGTCCATGCCTTCGCCTGGGTACTGGCCGCCGCCGTGCTAGTCACCCTGCCCGTGGTGTTCTGCCTGACCCTGGTGCAGTTCTGCTTTGGCCTGCTCAACCGCATTTCACCAGCGATGAACCTGTTCTCCCTGGGCTTCCCCATCAGCATTCTCATGGGCCTGCTGTGCGTTTATCTGACCCTTCCGGATCTACCGGAGAGCTACCTGCGCCTGACGCGCGACCTGCTCAACGGCATCGGTGTGATCCTGCGGGAGGGCCAGAATGTCTGA
- a CDS encoding PilZ domain-containing protein, giving the protein MRQSSRITFRSTFRIKISDRESDTLIGYAGDLSECGMKLLGDTLVEPGSELKLRIRMRDREGEMRQVDVDMACQWSQENIRTGFFEAGLSLLGESSQYVELVEGMRNRRKTQA; this is encoded by the coding sequence ATGCGTCAATCGAGTCGTATCACTTTCCGTTCCACCTTTCGTATCAAGATCAGCGACCGTGAGAGCGACACGTTGATCGGTTATGCCGGTGATCTGTCCGAATGCGGGATGAAGTTGCTCGGCGACACGCTCGTCGAACCCGGTAGCGAGCTCAAGCTGCGTATACGGATGCGCGACCGTGAAGGAGAAATGCGCCAGGTCGATGTGGACATGGCCTGTCAGTGGTCGCAGGAGAACATCCGTACAGGCTTCTTTGAAGCAGGGCTGTCTCTGCTTGGCGAGTCGTCGCAGTACGTGGAGCTGGTCGAGGGCATGCGCAACAGGCGTAAGACGCAGGCATGA
- the fliP gene encoding flagellar type III secretion system pore protein FliP (The bacterial flagellar biogenesis protein FliP forms a type III secretion system (T3SS)-type pore required for flagellar assembly.): MTLRRLLHTALLLAALCCPLLAQAAGGDITLFNFNDTEDGQTLSVKLQILLMMTLLGFLPAMLMMMTCFTRFIIVLAILRQAIGLQQSPPNPILIGIALCLTLLVMRPVWQELYTQAYVPFEADQISLEQGLGEGKRIISQFMLAQTSKNSLETMVTLAGEEMPDDLAKLDFSLLLPAFVLSELKTAFQLGFMIFVPFLVIDLVVASVLMAMGMMMLSPMMISLPFKLMVFVLVDGWTLLVGTLTTSIQPY; the protein is encoded by the coding sequence ATGACCCTGCGCCGCCTGCTGCACACGGCCCTGCTGCTGGCGGCGCTGTGCTGTCCGCTGCTGGCCCAGGCGGCTGGCGGCGACATCACCCTGTTCAACTTCAACGACACCGAAGACGGCCAGACCCTCAGCGTCAAACTGCAGATTCTGCTGATGATGACCCTGCTGGGCTTTCTCCCGGCCATGTTGATGATGATGACCTGCTTCACCCGCTTCATCATCGTGCTGGCCATCCTGCGCCAGGCCATCGGCCTGCAGCAGAGCCCGCCCAACCCGATCCTCATCGGCATTGCCCTGTGCCTCACCCTGCTGGTGATGCGCCCGGTCTGGCAGGAGCTCTATACCCAGGCCTACGTGCCGTTCGAAGCGGATCAGATCAGCCTCGAACAGGGCCTCGGCGAGGGCAAGCGCATCATCAGCCAGTTCATGCTCGCGCAGACCAGCAAGAACTCGCTGGAGACCATGGTCACCCTGGCCGGCGAGGAGATGCCTGACGATCTGGCCAAGCTGGACTTCTCCCTGCTGCTGCCGGCCTTCGTGCTCAGTGAGCTGAAGACCGCCTTCCAGCTCGGCTTCATGATCTTCGTGCCGTTCTTGGTGATCGACCTGGTGGTGGCCAGCGTGCTGATGGCGATGGGCATGATGATGCTGTCGCCGATGATGATCTCGCTGCCGTTCAAGCTGATGGTGTTCGTGCTGGTGGACGGCTGGACACTGCTGGTCGGCACCCTCACCACCAGTATCCAGCCGTATTAG
- a CDS encoding flagellar biosynthetic protein FliQ — protein MLTPEHAAELVAHAVYVTGIIVCVLVVPSLLGGLLVSIFQAATQINEQMLSFLPRLLITLGMLIFAGHWILRTLSDLFIETFRQAGHLVG, from the coding sequence ATGCTCACGCCCGAACACGCCGCCGAGCTGGTGGCCCATGCTGTCTACGTCACCGGCATCATCGTTTGCGTGCTGGTGGTGCCGAGCCTGCTCGGTGGCTTGCTGGTGAGCATCTTCCAGGCCGCCACGCAGATCAACGAGCAGATGCTCAGCTTCCTGCCGCGCCTGCTGATCACCCTGGGCATGCTGATCTTCGCCGGCCACTGGATTCTGCGCACGCTCAGCGACCTGTTCATCGAGACCTTCCGGCAGGCCGGGCACCTGGTGGGTTGA
- the flhB gene encoding flagellar biosynthesis protein FlhB has protein sequence MSEQNSAQEKTEEASAHKLKKSKDDGQVARSKDLSTTISLLATLFILKYSAGLFLEGLNDSFRLSYIQFGHSEIGLDDLDTLLGYNMLVFIKLLAPLLLTSVLVVVLSLIPGGWVFSSKNFSPKLSKLNPITGIGRIFSAQNWSELLKSILKVVVLLGAGYFLVRSALPDLIALQRSSVLEAIASALNLMFDLTLILLLIFVVFSFIDIPLQRFFFLKKMRMTKQERKEEHKNQEGRPEVKARIKQLQRQMLQRQISKVIKNADVVIVNPVHFAVALKYDPKKAQAPFVLAKGVDETALYMKQMAAKHDLEVVEAPPLARAIYFTTQVNQQIPAPLYTAVAHVLTYILQLKAWRQGRRSKPQLASNLPIPESLANRG, from the coding sequence ATGTCTGAGCAGAACAGCGCCCAGGAAAAGACCGAAGAGGCCTCTGCGCACAAGCTCAAGAAGAGCAAGGACGATGGCCAGGTCGCACGCTCGAAGGATCTGTCGACCACCATTTCGCTGCTCGCCACGCTGTTCATCCTCAAGTACAGCGCCGGGCTGTTCCTGGAAGGCCTGAACGACAGCTTCCGCCTGTCCTACATTCAGTTCGGCCACAGCGAAATCGGCCTGGACGACCTCGACACCCTGCTCGGCTACAACATGCTGGTGTTCATCAAATTGCTGGCGCCACTGCTGCTGACCTCGGTGCTGGTGGTGGTGCTGTCACTGATTCCCGGTGGCTGGGTGTTCTCCTCGAAGAACTTCAGCCCCAAGCTGAGCAAGCTCAATCCCATCACCGGAATCGGGCGCATCTTTTCCGCACAGAACTGGAGCGAACTGCTCAAGTCGATCCTCAAGGTCGTGGTACTGCTCGGCGCCGGCTACTTCCTGGTGCGCTCGGCCCTACCCGATCTGATCGCCCTGCAGCGCAGCAGCGTGCTCGAAGCCATCGCCAGTGCGCTGAACCTGATGTTCGACCTCACCCTGATCCTGCTGCTGATCTTCGTGGTGTTCTCCTTCATCGACATTCCACTGCAGCGCTTCTTCTTCCTCAAGAAAATGCGCATGACCAAGCAGGAGCGCAAGGAGGAGCACAAGAACCAAGAAGGCCGCCCCGAGGTCAAGGCGCGCATCAAGCAGCTGCAGCGGCAGATGCTGCAACGACAGATCAGCAAGGTGATCAAGAATGCCGACGTGGTCATCGTCAACCCGGTGCACTTCGCCGTGGCGCTGAAGTACGACCCGAAGAAGGCCCAGGCACCGTTCGTGCTGGCCAAGGGTGTCGACGAGACCGCGTTGTACATGAAGCAGATGGCAGCCAAGCATGACCTCGAAGTGGTGGAAGCACCGCCACTGGCTCGCGCCATTTACTTCACCACCCAGGTCAACCAGCAGATACCGGCACCGCTCTATACCGCGGTGGCTCACGTGCTGACCTACATCCTGCAGCTCAAGGCCTGGCGCCAGGGCCGCAGAAGCAAGCCACAACTGGCGAGCAACCTCCCGATTCCCGAAAGCTTGGCCAACAGGGGCTGA
- a CDS encoding FliM/FliN family flagellar motor switch protein, with protein sequence MTGIKKVHHGVPADSLTRLKPQKLGRHYHKIPHYIRELSNKYPRIISDYFLRNYRINLELLKVDVHEQVQQEAECVYRSPFGKVGFSMDRSLLTEALECYYGGTCLPNHEAPPISTSEQRMRNRLGVDVTQLFARSILAGSTFGKLEPHDNAYDEAVWEYVAEFHFTSHITGSQASIFIYLDTQLVDELTSRLTSPPPSTPVGSSLNQIRQLPVRLDCVVASLQMPLSQVLALRPGDILSMRLTERCDVQINQQKLFRGVIFEEEGSLFLTSLESVKTP encoded by the coding sequence ATGACTGGCATTAAAAAAGTCCATCATGGCGTGCCCGCCGACAGTCTGACCCGGTTGAAACCGCAGAAACTTGGCCGGCATTACCACAAGATTCCGCACTACATTCGCGAGCTCTCCAACAAGTACCCGCGAATCATCAGCGACTACTTTCTGCGCAACTACCGAATCAATCTCGAGTTGCTCAAGGTCGATGTACACGAACAGGTGCAGCAGGAAGCCGAATGCGTCTATCGCTCGCCATTCGGCAAGGTCGGTTTTTCCATGGATCGCTCGCTGCTGACCGAAGCACTCGAGTGCTACTACGGCGGTACTTGCCTGCCGAACCACGAAGCGCCACCGATCAGCACCTCAGAACAACGCATGCGCAACCGCCTGGGAGTGGACGTCACTCAGCTGTTCGCCCGCTCGATTCTCGCCGGCAGCACCTTCGGCAAGCTGGAACCACATGACAACGCCTATGACGAGGCGGTCTGGGAGTACGTGGCCGAATTCCATTTCACCAGCCACATCACCGGTAGCCAGGCCTCGATCTTCATCTACCTGGATACGCAACTGGTCGATGAGCTGACCAGCCGCCTGACCAGCCCACCGCCCAGCACGCCAGTCGGCAGTTCGCTGAATCAGATCCGCCAGCTTCCGGTGCGCCTGGACTGTGTGGTCGCCAGTTTGCAGATGCCGCTGTCGCAGGTGCTCGCCCTGCGTCCCGGCGACATCCTCAGCATGCGCCTGACGGAGCGCTGCGACGTGCAGATCAACCAGCAGAAGCTGTTTCGCGGCGTCATCTTCGAAGAAGAAGGCTCCCTGTTTCTGACATCTCTAGAGAGCGTGAAGACCCCATGA
- the fliF gene encoding flagellar basal-body MS-ring/collar protein FliF — MLQTIRSKLPTGGLKLDPRMTLIGLAVIAALLAVGVVFYLWRDQGSFRPLYGTGEAYPAAEVMQVLDGDAIAYRLHPQSGQVLVRDDQLGRARMLLAAKGVQVKVPAGYELFDKDEPLGTSQFVQDVRLKRSLEGELARTVMALKGVEGARVHLALQESSSFVVGKREPGKASVMLQLAPGYKMAPEQVSAIVNLVAGSVPQLDASNVQVVDQYGALLSRGLDAWGGPAQNWQVVDDYQNKAAANAEAVLAPILGGGNYRISVSADIDFSQKEETFQAYGESPRLRNEVLRDESVLDQLALGVPGSLANRPPAPAPTPPPAGQAQAGAQADNANQAATSLRKESNRQLDYDQSITHVKHAPFSLRQQSIAVVLNAAVAPEGGWTPEARAEMEAMIKSAVGFNQARGDLLTLSVFPFTADGLAEAGGDLLPWWENPKVHDLAKLAVFALISLLLLLMVVRPAIRSLSQRSQPTPPPAEGDAQLALHAERAAERLLARVGDDHPGATVLGELSPLSEIRLPAPGSGLELQIEHLQMLAKNDPERVSEVIKQWIGRNERDLNPA; from the coding sequence GTGCTGCAGACCATAAGAAGCAAACTGCCCACTGGCGGGCTGAAACTCGATCCACGCATGACCCTGATCGGTCTCGCGGTGATCGCTGCCTTGCTGGCGGTTGGCGTGGTGTTCTATCTCTGGCGGGATCAGGGCTCTTTCCGTCCGCTGTACGGCACTGGCGAGGCCTATCCGGCTGCCGAGGTGATGCAGGTGCTCGATGGTGATGCCATCGCCTATCGCCTGCATCCGCAAAGTGGTCAGGTGCTGGTACGCGACGATCAGCTTGGCCGCGCGCGCATGTTGCTGGCGGCCAAGGGCGTGCAGGTCAAGGTGCCGGCCGGCTACGAGCTGTTCGACAAGGACGAGCCGTTGGGCACCAGTCAGTTCGTCCAGGATGTGCGCCTCAAGCGCAGCCTGGAGGGCGAGTTGGCGCGCACGGTGATGGCACTCAAAGGCGTCGAGGGCGCCCGCGTGCACCTGGCGCTGCAGGAAAGCAGCTCGTTCGTGGTGGGCAAACGAGAGCCGGGCAAGGCTTCGGTGATGTTGCAACTGGCGCCCGGCTACAAGATGGCGCCGGAGCAGGTCAGCGCCATCGTCAACCTGGTGGCCGGTAGTGTGCCGCAGCTGGATGCGAGCAACGTACAGGTGGTCGACCAGTATGGCGCGTTGCTGTCTCGTGGCCTCGATGCCTGGGGCGGGCCCGCGCAGAACTGGCAGGTGGTCGACGATTATCAGAACAAGGCCGCGGCCAATGCCGAGGCCGTACTGGCGCCGATCCTTGGCGGTGGCAATTACCGCATCAGCGTGTCCGCCGATATCGATTTCAGCCAGAAGGAAGAGACCTTCCAGGCGTACGGCGAGAGCCCGCGCCTGCGCAACGAAGTGCTGCGTGACGAGAGCGTGCTCGACCAGCTCGCCCTGGGTGTGCCGGGTTCGCTGGCCAACCGTCCTCCTGCGCCGGCTCCTACCCCGCCACCGGCCGGCCAGGCCCAGGCAGGCGCTCAGGCGGACAACGCCAACCAGGCGGCGACCTCGCTGCGCAAGGAATCCAACCGCCAGCTGGATTACGACCAGAGCATCACCCACGTCAAGCATGCGCCTTTCAGCCTGCGTCAGCAGAGCATCGCAGTGGTACTCAATGCGGCCGTGGCACCGGAGGGCGGCTGGACGCCCGAAGCGCGTGCCGAGATGGAGGCGATGATCAAGAGTGCGGTGGGCTTCAACCAGGCGCGTGGTGATCTGCTGACGCTTAGCGTGTTTCCGTTCACTGCCGATGGCCTGGCCGAGGCCGGCGGCGATCTGCTGCCCTGGTGGGAAAACCCCAAGGTGCATGACCTGGCCAAGCTCGCGGTGTTCGCCCTGATCAGCCTGCTGCTGCTGTTGATGGTGGTACGCCCGGCGATTCGCAGCCTGAGTCAGCGTAGTCAGCCGACGCCGCCGCCAGCAGAGGGCGATGCGCAACTTGCGTTGCACGCCGAGCGTGCCGCCGAGCGCCTGCTGGCGCGGGTCGGGGACGATCATCCGGGGGCCACGGTGCTCGGCGAACTGAGTCCGCTGTCGGAAATCCGCCTACCGGCGCCAGGCTCGGGCCTGGAACTACAGATCGAACACCTGCAGATGCTGGCCAAGAACGATCCCGAGCGCGTCTCGGAAGTCATCAAGCAATGGATAGGGCGCAATGAACGAGACCTCAACCCAGCCTGA
- a CDS encoding sigma-54 dependent transcriptional regulator: MKHSTQTVSYACNALFTEQCGQRHIVVVGQADAASERLLTGGLQRQGFQVQRFASCLELDPAVLTDASLVLVFVSSLAGNTLYAQVGAILRQAGRAGVVPVVEYADQEKAAALLELGCVDYLLAPFSEAQLSALLRRQESASTGEEAFVSCSQAGRRLLAMAQRVAMTRAPILITGETGTGKELMARYIHRFSAQDDAPFIAVNCAAIPEQMLESILFGHEKGAFTGAVNAQPGKFELANGGTLLLDEIGELPLGLQAKLLRVLQEQCVERLGGRKEIALDVRIIAATNRDLQQEVAEGRFRADLMFRLDVLPLHISPLRERKDDVLPLARRFIRQYAAQDARHELLTEDACRALLAYDWPGNVRELENCLQRALILRNGLYIQAQDLGLALPQGVPVEVVPRLQPQVLEGGKAALRASGKWAEYQHVIDTIRRFGGHKTRAAESLGMTPRALRYRLNAMREQGVQIPV; encoded by the coding sequence TTGAAGCATTCAACTCAAACGGTAAGTTACGCCTGCAATGCACTGTTCACTGAGCAGTGCGGGCAGCGCCATATTGTCGTGGTCGGTCAGGCCGATGCGGCCAGCGAGCGCCTGCTCACCGGTGGGCTGCAGCGCCAGGGTTTCCAGGTGCAACGCTTTGCCAGTTGCCTGGAGCTCGATCCCGCCGTGCTGACCGACGCCAGCCTGGTGCTGGTGTTCGTCAGCAGCCTGGCCGGCAACACCCTTTATGCGCAGGTCGGCGCCATTCTGCGTCAGGCCGGTCGTGCAGGTGTGGTGCCGGTGGTGGAGTACGCCGATCAGGAGAAGGCCGCCGCTCTGCTCGAGCTGGGTTGCGTCGATTATCTGCTGGCACCGTTCAGCGAAGCCCAGCTCAGCGCCCTGCTGCGCCGCCAGGAATCGGCCAGTACCGGCGAGGAAGCCTTCGTGTCCTGCTCGCAGGCCGGGCGTCGCCTGTTGGCCATGGCTCAGCGCGTGGCCATGACCCGTGCACCGATCCTGATTACCGGCGAAACGGGGACTGGCAAGGAGCTGATGGCGCGCTACATCCATCGGTTTTCCGCCCAGGACGACGCGCCTTTTATCGCGGTGAACTGCGCGGCGATTCCCGAGCAGATGCTCGAGTCCATCCTTTTCGGCCACGAGAAGGGCGCCTTCACCGGTGCCGTCAATGCCCAACCGGGCAAGTTCGAACTGGCCAACGGCGGCACGCTGCTGCTCGATGAAATCGGTGAGTTGCCGCTGGGGCTGCAGGCCAAGCTGTTGCGGGTGCTGCAGGAGCAGTGCGTCGAGCGCCTGGGCGGCCGCAAGGAGATCGCCCTGGACGTGCGCATCATCGCCGCCACCAACCGCGACCTGCAGCAGGAAGTGGCCGAGGGCCGCTTCCGTGCCGACCTGATGTTTCGTCTCGACGTGCTGCCACTGCACATCAGTCCACTGCGTGAACGCAAGGATGACGTACTGCCGCTGGCGCGTCGTTTCATCCGCCAGTACGCCGCGCAGGACGCCCGCCACGAACTGCTCACCGAGGATGCCTGCCGCGCGCTGCTGGCTTACGACTGGCCGGGCAATGTGCGCGAGCTGGAGAACTGCCTGCAACGTGCGCTGATTCTGCGCAACGGCCTGTATATCCAGGCGCAGGATCTGGGCCTGGCGTTGCCACAGGGAGTCCCTGTCGAGGTGGTGCCGCGCTTGCAGCCGCAAGTCCTCGAGGGTGGCAAGGCGGCTCTGCGCGCCAGTGGGAAGTGGGCCGAGTACCAGCACGTGATCGACACCATCCGCCGTTTCGGCGGGCACAAGACCAGGGCAGCCGAGAGCCTGGGGATGACCCCTCGCGCATTGCGCTACCGACTCAACGCCATGCGCGAGCAGGGCGTGCAGATTCCCGTCTAA
- the fliN gene encoding flagellar motor switch protein FliN, giving the protein MSSSISDNDFDSLINDAGLSSDEPLSESVISEAPMAQPHQDLSFFGKIPVNVTLEVASTEISLKELMDVDSGSVIVLDKLAGEPLDVKVNGALFAKAEVVVMNGNYGLRIVELSGTGLSGIGA; this is encoded by the coding sequence ATGAGCAGCTCCATTTCCGATAACGATTTCGACAGCCTGATCAACGATGCCGGTCTTTCCAGCGATGAACCGCTGAGCGAGTCGGTGATCAGCGAAGCACCCATGGCGCAACCGCATCAGGATCTGAGCTTCTTCGGCAAGATTCCGGTCAACGTCACCCTGGAAGTCGCCTCCACCGAGATATCCCTCAAGGAACTGATGGACGTCGATTCCGGCAGCGTGATCGTGCTCGACAAGCTGGCCGGCGAGCCGCTGGACGTGAAGGTCAACGGCGCCCTGTTCGCCAAGGCCGAGGTGGTGGTGATGAACGGCAACTACGGCCTGCGCATCGTCGAGCTGTCCGGCACCGGCCTCAGCGGAATCGGCGCATGA
- the fliE gene encoding flagellar hook-basal body complex protein FliE, which yields MNSITQVQQDLLGRMEQLKGLSDATVIKPAQAFAAQPGEAGFASAFNDVVRAVDTQQHSSSAAMAAVDSGQSDDLVGAMIESQKASVSFSALLQVRNKLASAFDDIMKMPL from the coding sequence ATGAACTCGATCACCCAGGTGCAGCAGGATCTGCTGGGCCGCATGGAACAACTCAAGGGTTTGAGCGACGCGACCGTGATCAAGCCGGCGCAGGCGTTCGCCGCGCAACCTGGCGAGGCCGGTTTCGCCAGCGCCTTCAACGACGTGGTGCGTGCGGTCGATACCCAGCAACACAGCTCGAGTGCCGCGATGGCCGCGGTGGACAGCGGGCAGAGCGACGACCTGGTCGGCGCGATGATCGAGAGCCAGAAGGCCAGTGTCTCGTTCAGCGCCCTGCTGCAGGTACGCAACAAGCTGGCCTCGGCCTTCGACGACATCATGAAGATGCCGCTGTAA